A genome region from Solanum pennellii chromosome 12, SPENNV200 includes the following:
- the LOC107006123 gene encoding uncharacterized protein LOC107006123 — protein MARVEDILQKMMRRFDSSDEQAKELRDNLVTIGQKVDAHAKKKGLSALTIPCTIDLLYFAKSLCDLSASINLMPLSIYKKLCLGHSKPTELWFMMADRIGKRIIRILHDVLMKVESFIFPTDFVIHKFEVDLEVPIIIGRLFLASGPALVAMEKWQMKFRLNNEEATLNVCRSIKRNGELKTVSSISYRVESTSEVQIEECLCVEALVAVIMKFESDGIEEYGYFVAALE, from the exons atggcgcgagttgaagATATATTGCAGAAGATGATGAGAAGGTTTGATTCTAGTGATGAGCAGGCCAAGGAATTGAGAGATAATTTGGTTACTATTGGGCAAAAGGTTGATGCACATGCG AAGAAAAAAGGTCTGAGCGCTTTgactattccatgtaccatcgACTTATTATACTTTGCTAAATCACTATGTGATCTCagtgcaagcataaatctcatgcctctctccatttataagaaattgTGTTTAGGTCACTCAAAGCCCACTGAATTGTGGTTTATGATGGCCGATCGAATAGGGAAGAGGATCATtaggatactccatgatgtgctcaTGAAGGTGGAGTCGTTTATATTTCCGACTGATTTTGTGATTCATAAATTTGAGGTGGATTTGGAGGTGCCTATTATCATTGGGAGGTTGTTCCTTGCTAGTGGTCCCGCCTTGGTTGCTATGGAAAAATggcagatgaagtttaggttaaacaatgaagaagcaactttaAACGTTTGTAGGTCCATAAAGCGCAATGGTGAGCTCAAAACGGTATCTTCTATATCCTACAGGGTTGAGAGTACGTCTGAGGTACAAATCGAGGAGTGCCTTTGTGTTGAGGCACTAGTGGCAGTGATAATGAAGtttgagagtgatggtattgaagagtatgggtatTTTGTTGCGGCACTTGAATGA